The Thomasclavelia ramosa DSM 1402 genome includes a region encoding these proteins:
- a CDS encoding permease yields MSQILLFFQDQILGMRWLNELIGSILTSIGLNIDEKIGGMLHFFIYDSIKIFILLSVLIYIISYIQSYFPPEKTKKILGRFYGIWANILGALLGTVTPFCSCSSIPIFMGFTSAGLPLGVTFSFLISSPMVDLGALILLMSIFGWKVAVLYVIAGLIISVVGGRLIEKLGMDDQVADFIKQTDNVDVGFVSLTVKDRRNFAKEQVIETVKKVSIYIFVGVAIGSVIHNVIPEHWIQSILGDHNFYSVPLATVVGVPMYADIFGTIPIAESLLLKGAGLGTVLSFMMAVTTLSLPSMIMLSKAVKRKLMIVFVAIVTVGIISVGFMFNIFSFLLM; encoded by the coding sequence ATGAGTCAAATTTTGCTGTTTTTTCAAGACCAGATTCTTGGGATGCGATGGTTAAATGAATTGATTGGATCAATATTAACTAGCATTGGATTAAATATAGATGAAAAAATAGGTGGGATGTTGCATTTTTTTATTTATGATAGTATTAAGATATTTATATTATTATCGGTATTGATTTATATTATTTCATATATTCAAAGTTATTTTCCACCAGAAAAAACAAAAAAGATATTAGGAAGATTTTATGGTATTTGGGCAAATATATTAGGAGCTTTACTTGGAACAGTTACACCGTTTTGTAGTTGTTCATCGATTCCTATCTTCATGGGATTTACAAGTGCAGGCTTACCCTTAGGCGTAACATTCTCGTTTCTGATTTCTTCACCTATGGTTGATCTAGGAGCGCTGATATTATTAATGAGCATATTCGGATGGAAAGTGGCGGTGTTATATGTTATAGCTGGTTTGATTATATCTGTTGTTGGGGGAAGGTTGATAGAAAAACTTGGTATGGATGACCAAGTGGCTGATTTTATTAAACAGACAGATAATGTAGATGTTGGTTTTGTGAGCTTAACAGTCAAAGATAGACGAAACTTTGCAAAAGAACAAGTCATAGAAACAGTTAAGAAAGTATCAATATATATATTTGTAGGTGTTGCTATTGGATCAGTCATTCATAATGTAATACCCGAACATTGGATACAGTCTATACTAGGTGATCATAATTTTTATTCTGTTCCACTTGCAACAGTAGTTGGTGTACCTATGTATGCTGATATATTTGGAACAATTCCTATAGCAGAAAGTCTATTGTTAAAAGGGGCAGGGCTTGGAACTGTTTTATCATTTATGATGGCTGTTACAACATTATCTTTACCATCAATGATTATGCTATCAAAGGCAGTGAAGAGAAAACTTATGATTGTATTTGTGGCAATAGTAACAGTAGGTATTATATCTGTAGGTTTTATGTTTAATATATTTTCATTTCTATTAATGTAG
- a CDS encoding aldo/keto reductase, giving the protein MRKTRILGQGLEVSAIGLGCMGMDHAYGAPADREEMIKLIRHAVTLGCNFFDTAVVYGEANEVLLGKALEIFPRDEVIIATKFGIYGQEIVDGKPQNILNSKPDSIREQLEGSLKRLGVDYIDLYYQHRVDPEVEPEIVASVMKELIAKGKIKHWGLSNAPLDYLKRAHAVCPVTCIENQYSMVFRQPEKEVFKVCEELNVGFVAYSPLGNGFLSGKYTLATKYAEGDFRNNMGRFNPEVMKRNQALLDLVQEIAERKNATSAQIVLAWEINQKDWIVPIPGTTKIHRLEENLGAMEVELTEQEMAAINQALDNLDIDETHF; this is encoded by the coding sequence ATGAGAAAAACGAGAATATTAGGTCAAGGATTAGAAGTATCTGCTATTGGGCTTGGATGTATGGGAATGGATCATGCTTATGGGGCTCCTGCTGATCGTGAAGAGATGATTAAATTAATTAGACATGCGGTTACTTTAGGATGCAATTTTTTTGATACAGCTGTTGTATATGGTGAAGCAAATGAAGTTTTATTAGGTAAAGCATTGGAGATTTTCCCTCGAGATGAAGTAATTATTGCTACAAAATTTGGTATTTATGGACAAGAAATCGTTGATGGTAAACCACAAAATATTTTAAATAGTAAGCCGGATTCGATTAGAGAACAATTAGAGGGATCGTTAAAACGACTAGGCGTTGATTATATTGATCTATATTATCAACATCGAGTTGATCCTGAAGTAGAACCAGAAATAGTGGCTAGCGTGATGAAAGAGTTAATAGCTAAAGGAAAAATAAAACATTGGGGTTTATCAAATGCACCATTAGATTATTTAAAAAGAGCACATGCGGTATGTCCAGTAACTTGTATTGAAAATCAGTATTCAATGGTCTTTAGACAGCCTGAAAAGGAAGTGTTTAAAGTTTGTGAGGAGTTAAATGTAGGATTTGTTGCTTATTCTCCACTAGGAAACGGATTTTTATCAGGTAAATATACGCTAGCAACAAAGTATGCTGAAGGTGATTTTAGAAATAATATGGGACGTTTTAATCCTGAAGTAATGAAACGTAATCAGGCCTTATTAGATTTAGTGCAAGAAATTGCTGAACGTAAAAATGCTACTAGCGCACAAATTGTTCTAGCTTGGGAGATTAATCAAAAAGATTGGATTGTTCCTATTCCAGGAACAACCAAAATACATCGTTTGGAAGAAAATTTAGGAGCAATGGAAGTTGAGTTGACTGAACAGGAGATGGCGGCTATTAATCAAGCATTAGACAATCTTGATATTGATGAAACACATTTTTAA
- a CDS encoding hemerythrin domain-containing protein, with protein MTNNIIKDLEADHQKILAFVNELEQRLIEFMEANIFDYEQMKRDILFIREFADKEHHQREEKILFRYMIEYLGKVAENLVRHGMIVEHDLARLYVKQWDEALQRYHRNHLLIDKLTIISNGHAYCMLLRRHIEKEDTVVYPFAKKHLSEEIFAEMIKENQNY; from the coding sequence ATGACAAACAATATAATTAAAGATTTAGAAGCTGATCATCAAAAAATATTAGCATTTGTTAATGAATTAGAGCAACGTTTAATAGAATTTATGGAAGCAAATATTTTTGATTATGAACAAATGAAAAGAGATATTTTATTTATTAGAGAGTTTGCTGATAAAGAACATCATCAGCGTGAAGAAAAGATTTTATTTAGATATATGATAGAGTATTTAGGTAAAGTTGCTGAAAATTTGGTTCGACATGGTATGATTGTTGAACATGATCTTGCAAGATTGTATGTTAAACAGTGGGATGAAGCACTTCAACGTTATCATCGCAATCATTTGTTAATTGATAAACTAACAATAATTTCAAATGGACATGCTTATTGTATGTTACTAAGAAGGCATATTGAAAAAGAGGATACAGTAGTTTATCCGTTTGCTAAAAAACATTTATCAGAAGAAATCTTTGCTGAAATGATCAAAGAAAATCAAAATTATTAA
- a CDS encoding thioredoxin family protein yields MKLFKKKEKNCCNVQCGDGSMKRGLEKKDKGSRIKVLGSGCAKCATLEKNVKEALDELGQEMSIEHITDFTEIASYGIMSTPALVIDEKVVSFGKVLTIEEVKNIILTIDG; encoded by the coding sequence ATGAAATTATTTAAGAAAAAAGAGAAAAATTGTTGTAATGTTCAATGTGGTGATGGGAGTATGAAGAGAGGATTGGAAAAGAAAGATAAGGGTTCAAGAATTAAAGTCTTAGGTTCTGGCTGTGCTAAATGTGCAACTTTAGAGAAAAATGTTAAAGAAGCCTTGGATGAATTAGGACAGGAAATGAGTATAGAACATATCACAGATTTTACAGAAATAGCAAGCTATGGGATTATGTCTACACCTGCGCTTGTAATTGATGAGAAAGTAGTATCTTTTGGAAAGGTTTTAACGATAGAAGAAGTTAAGAATATCATATTAACAATAGATGGATGA
- a CDS encoding MmcQ/YjbR family DNA-binding protein, whose amino-acid sequence MKYEWIDSYLLAKAGISKNLQTEWNWIRYVIDGKMCVAVCLDEQDNPYYITLKLRPENGMDLQEQHEDIIPGYYMNKKHWNSIKVNGSISDQLLKDMLDEAYELVLSSFSKKRQLEILSL is encoded by the coding sequence GTGAAATATGAATGGATAGACAGTTATTTATTAGCGAAGGCGGGAATTTCTAAAAATCTTCAAACAGAATGGAATTGGATTAGATATGTTATTGACGGTAAGATGTGTGTGGCAGTTTGTCTAGATGAACAAGATAATCCATATTATATAACTTTAAAATTAAGACCAGAAAACGGAATGGATCTTCAAGAACAGCATGAAGATATAATTCCTGGTTACTATATGAATAAAAAACATTGGAATTCAATAAAAGTAAATGGTTCGATTAGCGATCAATTACTAAAGGATATGTTAGATGAGGCTTATGAGTTGGTATTGTCGAGCTTTAGTAAAAAAAGACAGTTAGAGATATTATCTTTATAA
- a CDS encoding low molecular weight phosphatase family protein, translating to MNNMPRVAFICVHNSCRSQIAEAIAKLFASDVFESYSAGTEVKPQINQDAVRIMKKRYDMDMEKTQHPKLLVDIPEVDIVITMGCNVNCTFLPCRYKEDWNLDDPTGKSDEEFGRVIDNIFANINELSTRISKMNI from the coding sequence ATGAATAATATGCCAAGAGTCGCATTTATATGTGTTCATAATTCTTGTAGAAGCCAGATTGCAGAGGCAATAGCAAAATTGTTTGCTTCTGATGTATTTGAAAGCTATTCAGCAGGAACAGAAGTAAAACCGCAAATAAATCAGGATGCTGTTAGGATAATGAAAAAACGATATGATATGGATATGGAAAAAACACAACACCCTAAGTTACTAGTCGATATTCCAGAAGTAGATATTGTTATAACTATGGGATGTAATGTTAATTGTACATTTCTTCCTTGCAGATACAAGGAAGATTGGAATTTGGATGATCCAACAGGTAAGAGTGATGAAGAATTTGGTAGAGTGATAGATAATATATTTGCAAATATTAATGAATTATCTACAAGAATATCCAAAATGAATATCTAA
- a CDS encoding LysR family transcriptional regulator: MYNPQLETFIKVVDRGSFSKAAEDLFISPSAVIKQINILETNLGLKLLKRTHQGVSLTPAGASLYRDAKYLIKYAKDSIVRAHKAMEKEEMVIRIGTSNTTPSQFLIDLWPRIHELCPNLRIQLIPFENTPENAREILANLGDNIDLVAGVFEKDNFKQRGCDSLEIKKESICLALSIYDELSNKDKLSLQDIHGRELMLIKRGWNKYVDEMRDDLIKNDPTIIIKEFEFFDISVFNECENNKSLLMSVKSWKNIHPLIKTIPVEWDYYMPYGLLFSLEPSRQVIEFVNAVKRVLDI, translated from the coding sequence ATGTATAACCCTCAATTAGAAACATTTATAAAGGTTGTTGATCGCGGTAGTTTCTCTAAAGCTGCTGAGGACTTATTTATTAGTCCTAGTGCTGTAATTAAACAGATAAATATTCTAGAGACAAATTTGGGTTTAAAACTTCTAAAAAGAACTCATCAAGGGGTATCTTTGACACCAGCAGGAGCATCTTTATACAGGGATGCCAAATATTTAATTAAATATGCAAAGGATTCAATTGTACGAGCACACAAGGCGATGGAAAAAGAAGAAATGGTAATAAGAATTGGAACATCAAATACAACACCAAGTCAATTTCTTATCGATTTATGGCCGCGGATTCATGAATTATGTCCTAATTTAAGAATTCAACTAATTCCATTTGAAAATACTCCGGAAAATGCTCGAGAAATACTAGCTAATTTAGGCGATAATATTGATTTGGTTGCTGGTGTATTTGAAAAGGATAATTTCAAACAGCGGGGCTGTGATTCTCTAGAAATAAAAAAAGAATCAATTTGTCTTGCTTTATCTATTTATGATGAATTAAGTAACAAAGATAAGCTGTCTTTGCAAGATATTCATGGACGTGAATTAATGCTGATTAAAAGAGGCTGGAATAAATATGTTGATGAAATGCGTGATGATTTAATTAAAAATGATCCTACTATTATAATCAAAGAGTTTGAGTTTTTTGATATCTCTGTTTTTAATGAATGCGAAAATAATAAAAGTTTGCTTATGAGTGTCAAGAGCTGGAAAAATATTCATCCTTTAATTAAAACTATTCCAGTTGAATGGGATTATTATATGCCTTATGGTTTATTGTTTTCATTAGAGCCTTCACGGCAAGTTATTGAGTTTGTTAATGCAGTAAAAAGAGTTTTAGATATATAG
- a CDS encoding ArsR/SmtB family transcription factor, with protein MEKQFNQDAKVFKAFCDPNRLRILDILKSGEHCACKLLDILDVSQSTLSHHMKLLTDAKIVNVRKDGKWSHYSLSKDGIQFAIEYLQQLKV; from the coding sequence ATGGAAAAACAGTTTAATCAAGATGCTAAGGTTTTTAAAGCATTCTGCGATCCTAATCGTTTAAGAATATTAGATATTTTGAAATCCGGTGAACATTGCGCATGTAAATTGTTAGATATATTAGATGTTAGCCAATCTACGTTATCGCACCATATGAAACTGTTAACTGACGCTAAAATTGTAAATGTTAGAAAAGATGGGAAATGGTCTCATTATTCTTTATCTAAAGATGGTATACAGTTTGCAATAGAATATTTACAACAGCTCAAAGTATGA
- a CDS encoding YdcF family protein has translation MMPYILILVILTLLWLGAFWRIKRKQNINLLAGFLFFMFLSTFASFLVMLGINYSNRLVYLLVGVIFLFALFVLLFGVYILIAFLLINSVIILRKERFSLSHILTLLVAVGIILLITLSSFLGRINPPLPIMALWSGLIVMILFLTFHIFLFIETLILTNLFHPRKNLNYIIVLGSGLINGNVSPLLAKRIQAALKFAKKQEKKKGFAPYLLMSGGQGSDETRAEALAMKEYAIEQGYSEELIITEEKSKNTLENMQFSKAVMEEKSHGENYKCAYASSSYHLMRAGIYARQVGLIMSGLGGKTAFYYLANAVLREYIAYLAMNKKLYLVVLGSIFMFGTLMYILFSALIG, from the coding sequence ATGATGCCCTATATATTGATCTTGGTTATTCTAACACTTTTATGGTTAGGCGCATTTTGGAGGATAAAAAGAAAGCAAAATATAAACTTACTAGCTGGCTTTTTATTTTTCATGTTTTTAAGTACCTTTGCTAGTTTTTTAGTAATGTTAGGAATTAATTATTCAAATAGATTAGTATATTTATTAGTTGGTGTAATTTTTTTATTTGCCTTGTTTGTTTTATTATTTGGAGTCTATATCTTAATTGCATTCTTATTAATAAATAGTGTTATCATTCTTCGAAAAGAGAGGTTCAGTCTTTCGCATATTTTGACTTTGTTGGTAGCGGTAGGGATAATTTTACTGATTACACTATCATCATTTTTAGGTAGGATTAATCCACCATTACCAATTATGGCATTGTGGAGTGGCCTGATCGTAATGATCTTATTTCTTACTTTTCATATTTTCTTATTTATAGAAACTTTGATATTAACAAATCTTTTTCATCCTAGAAAAAATTTAAATTATATCATTGTTTTAGGAAGTGGACTAATTAATGGAAATGTTTCTCCTTTATTAGCAAAGCGTATACAAGCGGCTTTAAAGTTTGCTAAAAAGCAAGAAAAGAAAAAAGGATTTGCACCTTATTTGTTGATGTCCGGAGGACAAGGAAGTGATGAAACGAGAGCCGAAGCTCTAGCAATGAAAGAGTATGCGATTGAACAGGGTTATAGTGAAGAATTAATTATAACGGAAGAAAAGTCTAAAAACACTCTTGAAAACATGCAGTTTTCTAAAGCGGTCATGGAAGAAAAAAGCCATGGTGAAAACTATAAATGCGCTTATGCCAGCAGTAGTTATCATTTAATGAGGGCAGGTATTTATGCCCGCCAAGTTGGTCTGATAATGAGCGGATTAGGTGGTAAGACTGCTTTCTATTATTTAGCCAATGCTGTATTAAGAGAATATATTGCCTATCTAGCAATGAATAAAAAGCTTTATTTGGTTGTTTTAGGGAGTATTTTTATGTTTGGAACTTTAATGTATATTTTGTTTAGTGCATTAATTGGTTAA
- the hcp gene encoding hydroxylamine reductase — MMENKMFCYQCQETVGNQGCSQVGVCGKTPETAGLQDLLIDVTKGLAEVINEVRCKGKEINNVYDDQVSENLFITITNANFDDQMIIEAVRKTLTLKKELLLQLDDQAVLSNRALWMEMEIEAIEKRMQMVGVLETADEDIRSLKQLITYGLKGMAAYNKHAHALGFRKDEIDRFIETTLVKIETSTMSLNDYVALTMETGKYGVQVMELLDQANTSTYGNPEITEVNIGVRNNPGILVSGHDLKDLEMLLEQTKDTGIDVYTHSEMLPAHYYPFFKKYPNFVGNYGNAWWKQREEFKAFNGPVLLTTNCLVPPLASYQERVYTTGAVGFEGCVHIDKDEHGYKDFSQIIEHAKKCLAPTQIETGKIVGGFAHHQVLALADQIVTAVKNGDIKKFVVMAGCDGRHPTRQYYTDFAQSLPTDSVILTAGCAKYRYNKLDLGTINGIPRVLDAGQCNDSYSLAMIALKLKEVFALEDINELPVIYNIAWYEQKAVIVLLALLSLGVKNIHLGPTLPAFLSPNIVDFLVDNFQISGIQSVQEDLNLFFPQTKKEDKFHRDMLVGSIIGMDPQAAQILSDSGMGCLGCPASQSETLADACLVHGLDVEEILKQLNQ; from the coding sequence ATGATGGAAAATAAAATGTTTTGTTATCAGTGTCAAGAGACAGTAGGAAATCAGGGATGTAGTCAAGTTGGTGTTTGTGGAAAGACCCCAGAAACAGCAGGGCTGCAAGATTTATTAATTGATGTTACGAAAGGCTTAGCTGAGGTAATTAATGAGGTACGTTGTAAAGGTAAAGAAATCAATAATGTATATGATGATCAAGTGAGTGAAAATCTATTTATTACAATTACTAATGCCAACTTTGATGATCAAATGATTATTGAAGCTGTTAGAAAAACACTTACTTTAAAAAAAGAGCTGCTTTTACAGTTAGATGATCAAGCTGTACTTTCAAACAGAGCTCTTTGGATGGAGATGGAGATAGAAGCAATTGAGAAAAGAATGCAGATGGTTGGAGTTTTAGAAACAGCAGATGAAGATATTAGAAGTTTAAAACAGCTGATTACTTATGGTTTAAAAGGAATGGCAGCATATAATAAACATGCTCATGCATTAGGGTTTCGAAAAGATGAGATTGATCGTTTTATTGAAACTACTTTGGTTAAGATTGAAACTTCAACGATGTCTTTAAATGATTATGTAGCATTAACGATGGAAACTGGAAAATATGGTGTTCAGGTAATGGAATTATTAGATCAAGCTAATACTAGCACTTATGGAAATCCAGAAATAACAGAAGTTAATATTGGAGTTCGAAATAACCCGGGAATTTTAGTTTCTGGTCATGATCTTAAAGATTTAGAAATGCTATTAGAACAGACTAAAGATACGGGAATAGATGTTTATACTCATAGTGAGATGTTACCTGCTCATTATTATCCATTTTTTAAAAAATATCCAAATTTTGTTGGAAACTATGGTAATGCCTGGTGGAAACAAAGAGAAGAGTTTAAGGCTTTTAATGGACCGGTCTTATTAACAACAAATTGTTTAGTACCGCCACTTGCTAGTTATCAAGAACGGGTTTATACAACTGGAGCAGTTGGTTTTGAGGGATGTGTTCATATTGATAAAGATGAACACGGCTATAAGGATTTTTCACAAATCATTGAGCATGCTAAAAAATGCTTAGCTCCTACTCAAATTGAAACTGGTAAGATTGTTGGTGGTTTTGCTCATCATCAAGTACTTGCGTTGGCTGACCAAATCGTAACAGCTGTTAAAAATGGGGATATTAAAAAGTTTGTTGTAATGGCGGGATGTGATGGGCGTCATCCAACCCGTCAATATTATACTGATTTTGCTCAAAGCTTACCGACAGATAGTGTTATCTTAACAGCTGGTTGTGCTAAATATCGTTATAATAAACTAGATTTAGGAACAATCAATGGTATTCCTCGAGTATTAGATGCTGGTCAATGTAATGATTCTTATTCACTAGCGATGATTGCTTTAAAACTTAAAGAGGTATTTGCATTAGAAGATATTAATGAGTTACCGGTTATTTATAATATTGCCTGGTATGAACAAAAGGCTGTAATTGTTTTATTGGCATTGTTATCATTAGGAGTTAAAAATATTCATTTAGGACCAACTTTACCAGCCTTTTTATCACCTAATATTGTTGATTTTCTTGTAGATAATTTTCAAATTTCTGGTATTCAAAGTGTTCAAGAAGATTTAAATTTATTTTTTCCTCAGACAAAAAAAGAAGATAAGTTTCATCGCGATATGCTAGTTGGAAGTATTATTGGTATGGATCCACAAGCAGCACAAATTTTAAGCGATAGTGGAATGGGGTGTCTTGGTTGTCCGGCATCGCAATCTGAAACTTTAGCTGATGCTTGTCTAGTCCATGGTTTAGATGTTGAAGAAATTTTAAAACAATTAAATCAGTAG
- a CDS encoding S8 family peptidase yields MNNNYELGKVIVALNINITSKDVLDYYIDLVLDGIDYEKAEIIFHSKNTESLNEGTNIVLIYLKDKNPHAVTNAVAKLSSSPYIVYAEPDYIEEMHIISNDPLYNQLWGIQKINAPLAWDYTTGDSSISVGVIDTGIDQNHPDIRENMWTTWNGRLIYGWNFADNSSDSMDIDGHGSHVAGTIGAVGNNRIGITGVCWQVRVAALKFGLDVASAIAAIDFANYYKISILNASWGGRAYSQALKDAIDQYDGLFVASAGNDGTNNDVDPMYPASYDCKNIISVAAVDPYDTLARFSNYGLKTVDIAAPGTNILSLDLAGEYSPLNGTSMAAPHVAGAAALLKSSMPNISTITLKRIILSSAMENPELKGKILTGGILDMETMFKLANCWHGRE; encoded by the coding sequence ATGAATAATAATTATGAGCTTGGAAAAGTAATTGTAGCATTAAATATAAATATTACTTCTAAAGATGTACTAGACTATTATATTGATCTTGTTTTAGATGGGATTGATTATGAAAAAGCAGAAATCATCTTCCATTCAAAGAATACTGAAAGTCTAAATGAGGGAACTAATATAGTTCTTATTTATTTAAAAGATAAAAATCCTCATGCAGTTACTAATGCAGTTGCAAAATTATCATCAAGTCCATATATTGTTTATGCAGAACCGGATTATATTGAAGAAATGCATATTATCTCAAATGATCCTTTATACAATCAGCTTTGGGGAATTCAAAAAATCAATGCACCACTTGCATGGGATTATACAACTGGTGATAGTAGTATCAGTGTTGGAGTGATTGATACAGGAATAGATCAAAATCATCCGGACATAAGAGAAAATATGTGGACTACGTGGAATGGAAGATTAATTTATGGCTGGAACTTTGCAGATAATAGTAGTGATTCAATGGATATAGATGGTCATGGTAGTCATGTTGCAGGGACGATTGGTGCAGTTGGAAATAATCGTATTGGTATTACTGGAGTATGCTGGCAAGTAAGAGTAGCAGCTTTAAAATTTGGTCTTGATGTTGCTTCGGCAATTGCGGCAATAGATTTTGCAAATTATTATAAGATTTCTATTTTAAATGCCAGTTGGGGTGGACGAGCTTATTCACAAGCTTTAAAAGATGCCATTGATCAGTATGATGGCTTATTTGTTGCTTCGGCTGGAAATGATGGAACTAACAATGATGTTGATCCAATGTATCCAGCATCATATGATTGTAAAAATATTATTTCTGTAGCAGCGGTCGATCCCTATGATACTTTAGCCCGTTTTTCAAATTATGGTCTTAAAACTGTTGATATAGCAGCCCCTGGAACAAACATTCTCAGTCTTGACCTTGCTGGTGAGTATAGCCCCTTGAATGGAACTTCAATGGCAGCCCCACATGTAGCAGGAGCAGCAGCGTTATTAAAATCAAGTATGCCGAATATCTCAACAATAACTTTAAAAAGAATTATTTTATCAAGTGCGATGGAAAACCCAGAACTTAAGGGAAAGATATTAACGGGAGGAATATTAGATATGGAAACAATGTTTAAACTAGCTAACTGCTGGCATGGACGAGAATAA
- a CDS encoding Crp/Fnr family transcriptional regulator encodes MKKLQILKQCSLFKGIDPAEIEKLLNCLKSHEKTYQKNETIIRQGDIIHEIGLVLDGQAHIYHIDFWGNKTIISEIKASEFFLESYACALQQEIDLNVVATEITTILFLDISHLIRSCQHSCSFHHKIIQNLLSIVSNKNVLLTQKIHHLTRRTTQEKILSYLNSQALKNNSLTFEIPFNRQQLADYLAVERSALSSELSKLQKNGIIAYKKNTFQLKKS; translated from the coding sequence ATGAAAAAATTACAAATTTTAAAACAATGTTCATTATTTAAAGGAATTGATCCTGCTGAAATTGAAAAACTATTAAACTGCTTGAAAAGCCATGAAAAAACATATCAAAAAAACGAAACAATTATCAGACAAGGTGATATTATTCATGAAATTGGATTAGTTCTTGACGGTCAAGCACATATTTATCATATTGATTTTTGGGGTAATAAAACAATTATTAGCGAAATTAAAGCCAGTGAATTCTTTTTAGAATCTTATGCCTGTGCCTTACAACAAGAAATTGATTTAAATGTCGTAGCTACAGAAATAACAACAATTCTTTTCTTAGATATCTCCCATCTTATTAGATCATGCCAACACTCATGTTCTTTTCATCATAAAATAATTCAAAATCTCCTTTCAATCGTCTCAAACAAAAATGTCCTTTTAACTCAAAAAATTCATCACTTAACTAGACGAACAACTCAAGAAAAAATTCTTTCTTATTTAAATTCGCAAGCACTAAAAAATAATTCTTTAACTTTTGAAATTCCTTTTAATCGTCAACAACTAGCTGACTACTTAGCAGTAGAGAGAAGTGCTTTATCTAGTGAATTAAGTAAACTACAGAAAAATGGTATTATTGCTTATAAAAAGAATACATTTCAACTAAAAAAATCATGA